In Nocardioides sp. zg-1228, a single window of DNA contains:
- a CDS encoding glycosyltransferase family 4 protein has product MRIVVVNNFYPPRVGGSAHLSDALARGYAARGHEVLVVTAAYQDAPAEEWRDGVRVVRFPAFVLPESRLAVSFDISFATRPSLRRRLAALLDDFQPDVIHQHGQFMDLTWATGAYARRRDIPVLLSIHTRLENPAAAYRHAFRFLDATLVATRLRRFKPSLVVMDSYMDEYIKERYRGRYRDLVAIPVGVDPDWVRSGDAVRGRELAGVGPDAPIILSVGHVIPVRDRLGLVEAMPAVLAKHPDARLVVVGRVYYDLFQKRAEELGVAHAVHSLGAVPKSDVPHLLAAATVESHEQGLGLGTATLESMAAGTPVVAWGRIDNFPGVPMVDGDDIFMCDPGDVEGLAERIVLALDDPAATRQVGASAKTIVDQHFALNRVLDRHLEVLTELAAPPEPQPAADPPLTTPITRPTRRTIR; this is encoded by the coding sequence GTGCGCATCGTCGTGGTCAACAACTTCTACCCGCCGCGGGTCGGAGGCAGCGCCCACCTGAGTGACGCCCTGGCGCGCGGCTACGCCGCCCGGGGCCACGAGGTCCTCGTCGTGACGGCGGCCTACCAGGACGCGCCCGCGGAGGAGTGGCGCGACGGTGTGCGGGTGGTGCGGTTCCCGGCCTTCGTGCTGCCCGAGAGCCGTCTGGCGGTCTCGTTCGACATCTCGTTCGCGACCCGGCCCTCGCTGCGCCGCAGGCTGGCCGCGCTGCTCGACGACTTCCAGCCCGACGTGATCCACCAGCACGGCCAGTTCATGGACCTCACCTGGGCCACCGGCGCTTACGCGCGCCGACGCGACATCCCGGTGCTGCTGAGCATCCACACGCGGCTCGAGAACCCCGCGGCCGCCTACCGGCACGCCTTCCGCTTCCTCGACGCCACCCTCGTGGCCACCCGCCTGCGCCGTTTCAAGCCCTCGCTCGTGGTGATGGACTCCTACATGGACGAGTACATCAAGGAGCGCTACCGCGGCCGCTACCGCGACCTGGTCGCCATTCCCGTCGGCGTCGACCCGGACTGGGTCCGCTCGGGCGACGCGGTCCGCGGGCGCGAGCTCGCCGGCGTGGGCCCGGACGCGCCCATCATCCTCTCGGTCGGGCACGTCATCCCGGTACGCGACCGGCTCGGCCTCGTCGAGGCGATGCCGGCAGTGCTCGCCAAGCACCCGGACGCCCGGCTCGTCGTGGTCGGCCGGGTCTACTACGACCTGTTCCAGAAGCGCGCGGAGGAGCTCGGCGTGGCCCATGCCGTGCACAGCCTCGGCGCCGTCCCCAAGTCCGACGTGCCCCACCTGCTGGCCGCGGCCACGGTCGAGAGCCACGAGCAGGGCCTGGGCCTCGGCACCGCCACGCTCGAGTCGATGGCCGCTGGCACGCCCGTCGTGGCGTGGGGCCGCATCGACAACTTCCCGGGCGTGCCCATGGTCGACGGGGACGACATCTTCATGTGCGACCCCGGCGACGTCGAGGGTCTGGCCGAGCGCATCGTGCTGGCACTGGACGACCCGGCCGCGACCCGCCAGGTGGGCGCCAGCGCCAAGACGATCGTCGACCAGCACTTCGCCCTCAACCGGGTGCTCGACCGGCACCTCGAGGTGCTGACCGAGCTGGCGGCGCCCCCGGAGCCGCAGCCCGCCGCCGACCCCCCGCTGACCACCCCGATCACACGACCCACGAGGAGAACCATCAGATGA
- a CDS encoding NAD-dependent epimerase/dehydratase family protein encodes MSSKETVFFTGGAGFIGLHVVPMLLEKDYKVRIFDNMFRGDREAVAALGDDVELIDQDVRYGGAVHAAMKGCSKVIHAAAVSINKSQADPYESMDINMIGNHNVFAAAADHGVDRLVYCSSASVYGDPERLPMHEDDKLLPITPYCIAKRAGEDLLGYYNRRAGLSWVALRFFNVYGPGQKTTAYYTSVINHFVNRIKNGEPPVIDGKGEQSMDFIHVHDIARSVVLALESEQSNVPVNIGTGIDTSIADLAGILIDAVGADVEPQFNPRDVLVSRRAADTTRAKEILGFEPTIDVRTGMTELIRGQ; translated from the coding sequence ATGAGCTCGAAGGAGACCGTCTTCTTCACCGGCGGTGCCGGCTTCATCGGCCTGCACGTCGTACCCATGCTGCTCGAGAAGGACTACAAGGTCCGCATCTTCGACAACATGTTCCGCGGCGACCGCGAGGCCGTGGCAGCGCTCGGCGACGACGTCGAGCTCATCGACCAGGACGTGCGCTACGGCGGCGCCGTGCACGCGGCGATGAAGGGCTGCTCGAAGGTCATCCACGCGGCCGCGGTGTCGATCAACAAGAGCCAGGCCGACCCGTACGAGTCCATGGACATCAACATGATCGGCAACCACAACGTGTTCGCCGCCGCGGCCGACCACGGTGTCGACCGCCTGGTCTACTGCTCGTCCGCGTCGGTCTACGGCGACCCCGAGCGCCTGCCGATGCACGAGGACGACAAGCTCCTCCCCATCACGCCCTACTGCATCGCCAAGCGCGCCGGCGAGGACCTGCTCGGCTACTACAACCGGCGCGCCGGGCTGTCCTGGGTCGCGCTGCGGTTCTTCAACGTCTACGGACCGGGCCAGAAGACGACCGCCTACTACACCTCGGTCATCAACCACTTCGTCAACCGGATCAAGAACGGGGAGCCGCCGGTCATCGACGGCAAGGGCGAGCAGTCGATGGACTTCATCCACGTCCACGACATCGCGCGCTCCGTCGTCCTCGCGCTCGAGTCGGAGCAGTCCAACGTGCCGGTCAACATCGGCACCGGCATCGACACCTCGATCGCCGACCTGGCCGGCATCCTCATCGACGCCGTCGGCGCCGACGTGGAGCCGCAGTTCAACCCCCGCGACGTGCTCGTCAGCCGCCGTGCGGCCGACACCACCCGGGCCAAGGAGATCCTCGGCTTCGAGCCGACGATCGACGTGCGCACCGGCATGACCGAGCTCATCCGCGGTCAGTGA
- a CDS encoding acyltransferase, producing the protein MSASFPPNPWNEHAWVVGEPTVGEGTWIGAFTMIDGSGGLTIGRGCDISSGVHIYTHSSAKRCVSGRRFAEVERRPVAIGDHVFIGANAVINMGVTIGDEAVVGAGAVVTADVPARAIVGGVPARQIGRVDLTDPTDPGFVVSGS; encoded by the coding sequence GTGAGCGCGTCCTTCCCGCCCAACCCGTGGAACGAGCACGCGTGGGTGGTCGGCGAGCCGACGGTCGGTGAGGGCACCTGGATCGGTGCCTTCACGATGATCGACGGCTCGGGCGGGCTCACCATCGGCCGGGGGTGCGACATCTCCTCCGGCGTGCACATCTACACCCACTCCTCGGCGAAGCGGTGCGTCTCCGGCCGCCGCTTCGCCGAGGTGGAGCGTCGCCCGGTCGCCATCGGCGACCACGTGTTCATCGGGGCCAACGCCGTCATCAACATGGGTGTCACGATCGGCGACGAGGCCGTCGTCGGCGCAGGCGCCGTGGTCACTGCCGACGTCCCGGCGCGCGCCATCGTGGGCGGCGTACCGGCGCGCCAGATCGGCCGGGTCGACCTGACCGACCCGACCGACCCCGGTTTCGTCGTCAGCGGGTCCTGA
- a CDS encoding Gfo/Idh/MocA family oxidoreductase produces the protein MAEPLRIALIGSGSMGRNHARVIATGPRTALAAVIDPHEESGRAVADQYDSAWQADLDGIGTYDAVVIAAATEAHRELAAQVIDAGLPLLVEKPLCPSLEESQELVDASAAAGTPLMCGFLERFNPAVMTAMKMVEAPLYVRAQRHSPYAPRIKTGVAWDLLVHDVDLVVRAFGGEHPESFDVKVGQFHPQSVAGAEDIVEAGVRFSGGGIASVSASRLGQVKVRSMVIQELDRMIEIDLLRRGLTSYRHSSIEGDDAFVGFRQFTEIEVPEIGGAEPLVSQLDHFVDLVEGSVDADAERASILPAHRVVDEVLRTR, from the coding sequence ATGGCTGAACCATTGCGTATCGCACTCATCGGATCCGGGTCCATGGGCCGCAACCATGCACGTGTCATCGCCACGGGTCCGAGGACCGCGCTGGCTGCTGTGATCGACCCGCACGAGGAGAGCGGCCGTGCCGTCGCCGACCAGTACGACTCCGCGTGGCAGGCCGACCTCGACGGGATCGGAACCTACGACGCGGTCGTCATCGCGGCCGCGACCGAGGCCCACCGCGAGCTCGCGGCACAGGTCATCGACGCCGGCCTCCCCCTGCTGGTGGAGAAGCCGCTGTGCCCCTCGCTGGAGGAGTCGCAGGAGCTCGTCGACGCCTCCGCGGCCGCCGGCACACCGCTGATGTGCGGCTTCCTCGAGCGTTTCAACCCGGCGGTCATGACGGCCATGAAGATGGTCGAGGCCCCGCTCTACGTCCGGGCCCAGCGCCACTCGCCGTACGCCCCTCGCATCAAGACGGGCGTCGCGTGGGACCTGCTGGTGCACGACGTGGACCTCGTCGTCCGTGCCTTCGGCGGTGAGCACCCGGAGTCGTTCGACGTCAAGGTCGGGCAGTTCCACCCGCAGAGCGTCGCCGGCGCGGAGGACATCGTCGAGGCGGGCGTCCGGTTCTCCGGCGGCGGCATCGCCTCGGTGTCCGCGAGCAGGCTCGGTCAGGTCAAGGTGCGCTCGATGGTCATCCAGGAGCTCGACCGGATGATCGAGATCGACCTGCTCCGCCGCGGACTGACCAGCTACCGGCACTCGAGCATCGAGGGCGACGACGCGTTCGTCGGCTTCCGCCAGTTCACCGAGATCGAGGTCCCCGAGATCGGCGGCGCGGAGCCGCTCGTCTCGCAGCTCGACCACTTCGTCGACCTCGTCGAGGGGTCGGTCGACGCCGACGCCGAGCGCGCCAGCATCCTGCCGGCGCACCGCGTGGTGGACGAGGTCCTCAGGACCCGCTGA
- a CDS encoding lysylphosphatidylglycerol synthase domain-containing protein, translated as MQPAHTTRGRLIHWARILLVVAVVLAAGYALWSNHEVVQETLAELSWRDWLPSFVALPVAILLSTLSWQLLVDELGEPIGVARGAQIFLVGQLGKYLPGSVWAYVLQIELGRRAGLARARIFTATLFSLAVAVVAALLAGSLVLPGFVRDYEALRGLVWLYLLLPVGLVCLHPAILQRVVSIGFKVLRRPQPDHPVRMRAVALSLLAAVASYGFFGLHLWLLVRGVSNVDGNAAFLLVCIGTMAIAMISGLFFFLLPSGAGVRELIIVTALAPTIGSGEAIALAAVSRVLIVVADLLTAASAAGLGWWERRHFGPTPHDPGVDDDEA; from the coding sequence GTGCAGCCCGCGCACACCACGCGCGGCCGGCTCATCCACTGGGCGCGCATCCTCCTCGTCGTCGCCGTCGTGCTGGCCGCCGGCTACGCACTCTGGTCCAACCACGAGGTGGTGCAGGAGACCCTCGCCGAGCTCTCGTGGCGCGACTGGCTCCCCTCGTTCGTGGCCCTGCCCGTCGCGATCCTGCTCTCGACGCTCAGCTGGCAGCTGCTCGTCGACGAGCTCGGCGAGCCCATCGGCGTGGCGCGCGGCGCCCAGATCTTCCTCGTGGGCCAGCTCGGCAAGTACCTCCCGGGCTCGGTGTGGGCCTACGTCCTGCAGATCGAGCTCGGTCGCCGCGCCGGTCTGGCCCGCGCCCGCATCTTCACCGCCACCCTCTTCTCCCTCGCCGTGGCCGTCGTCGCCGCGCTGCTGGCGGGCTCCCTCGTGCTGCCCGGCTTCGTCCGCGACTACGAGGCGCTGCGCGGCCTGGTGTGGCTCTACCTCCTGCTTCCTGTCGGGCTGGTGTGCCTGCACCCCGCGATCCTCCAGCGGGTCGTCTCCATCGGCTTCAAGGTGCTGCGCCGCCCCCAGCCCGACCACCCGGTGCGGATGCGCGCGGTCGCCCTCTCCCTCCTCGCGGCCGTGGCGTCCTACGGGTTCTTCGGCCTGCACCTGTGGTTGCTCGTCCGGGGCGTGTCGAACGTCGACGGCAACGCCGCGTTCCTGCTCGTGTGCATCGGCACGATGGCCATCGCGATGATCTCGGGCCTCTTCTTCTTCCTGCTGCCCTCCGGCGCCGGCGTGCGCGAGCTGATCATCGTCACCGCCCTGGCGCCCACCATCGGCTCGGGCGAGGCCATCGCCCTCGCGGCGGTGTCCCGGGTGCTCATCGTGGTCGCCGACCTGCTCACCGCGGCCTCGGCCGCCGGCCTCGGGTGGTGGGAGCGGCGCCACTTCGGCCCGACCCCGCACGACCCGGGCGTCGACGACGACGAGGCCTGA
- the lhgO gene encoding L-2-hydroxyglutarate oxidase, producing MADIFDHVVVGGGIVGAATAWTISRRHPDRRVLLLDKEAEFGRHQTGHNSGVIHSGIYYTPGSLKADLCRRGATATEQFAEQHGIPWRRIGKLLVATDERELAAMQALAERAVVNGIATTVLSGAELREREPHVAGVGALHVAATGITDYGLINRRLATLVEEAGGTLLRDTRVLGIRESAQEVVLTTSRGDVRGSHVVFCAGVQADRVARMAGLEVDFAMVPFRGEYYDVRPERADLVGTLIYPVPDPELPFLGVHLTPTVDGGLNVGPNAVLGLSREGYPKFSFDRRDAHDIVTFPGMWHVARANVRTGAREMRNSLSKKAYLRLCQKYCPELRLDDLTPREAGIRAQAVMRDGSFVHDFLMRDTARTLHVVNAPSPAATSALPIADLIVDRVDEARA from the coding sequence GTGGCCGACATCTTTGATCACGTCGTCGTGGGCGGTGGCATCGTGGGAGCCGCGACCGCGTGGACCATCAGCCGGCGCCACCCCGACCGGCGCGTGCTGCTCCTCGACAAGGAGGCGGAGTTCGGCCGGCACCAGACCGGTCACAACAGCGGCGTGATCCACTCCGGGATCTACTACACCCCCGGCAGCCTCAAGGCAGACCTGTGCCGACGCGGCGCGACCGCCACCGAGCAGTTCGCCGAGCAGCACGGCATCCCGTGGCGGCGGATCGGCAAGCTCCTGGTCGCCACGGACGAGCGCGAGCTCGCCGCCATGCAGGCGCTGGCGGAGCGCGCTGTCGTCAACGGGATCGCGACCACCGTCTTGTCGGGTGCGGAGCTGCGGGAGCGCGAGCCGCACGTGGCCGGTGTGGGAGCGCTGCACGTCGCGGCGACGGGCATCACCGACTACGGCCTGATCAACCGCCGGCTCGCGACGCTGGTCGAGGAGGCCGGTGGGACGCTCCTGCGCGACACCCGGGTGCTGGGGATCCGCGAGAGCGCGCAGGAGGTGGTGCTGACGACGAGCCGCGGTGACGTGCGCGGCTCGCACGTCGTGTTCTGCGCCGGCGTGCAGGCCGACCGCGTGGCCCGGATGGCCGGGCTCGAGGTCGACTTCGCCATGGTGCCGTTCCGCGGCGAGTACTACGACGTGCGCCCCGAGCGGGCCGACCTCGTCGGCACGCTGATCTATCCCGTCCCCGACCCCGAGCTGCCGTTCCTCGGCGTCCACCTCACCCCGACCGTCGACGGGGGCCTCAACGTGGGGCCCAACGCCGTCCTCGGGCTCTCGCGCGAGGGCTATCCCAAGTTCTCCTTCGACCGACGCGACGCTCACGACATCGTGACCTTCCCCGGGATGTGGCACGTCGCGCGCGCCAACGTCCGCACCGGTGCGCGCGAGATGCGCAACTCGCTGTCCAAGAAGGCCTACCTCCGGCTGTGCCAGAAGTACTGCCCCGAGCTGCGCCTGGACGACCTCACGCCACGGGAGGCCGGCATCCGGGCGCAGGCGGTCATGCGCGACGGCTCGTTCGTGCACGACTTCTTGATGCGCGACACCGCGCGCACGCTGCACGTCGTCAACGCACCGTCGCCGGCAGCGACCTCGGCCCTGCCGATCGCCGACCTCATCGTCGACCGGGTGGACGAGGCGCGCGCCTGA
- a CDS encoding rhamnan synthesis F family protein produces MLDLAEFVSRWRAFVSRWAAASEDERSRLVQDAMDHGLPDGEPGEAPDRDAVLAAEVAVIRASGEFDEFGYMWHNPDLRWHLCTGPEQAIHFAERGWHEMRHPSPGFDLWHYTNAYLDPEDDEVNPVVHYALEGRRHGLDTLPQVRELPAPTAPTGAPRRVCLFAAFDVDGIVDPTVVSYLADLSRFADVYYLADCELEDGELDKLAPYTKGAWAVRHGRYDFGSYSMLATDLVGWDVIDQYDEMMLANDSCWLVQPLDTVFAKMDATACDWWGLQATYEDFGVKEHEALGRPLSLDDVEEQMRQQDLWRYSDFIHVGSYFLVYRRRVLDDPEFRRRLETVAKQRDKTAIILKYEIGFSRLLILGGYHLATFVDGILPYHPVYRASAFDVMADGFPLLKRQFLYENPFSAPDLRLWKQRVLEHVPDADVDAMESNLRRIAPAWSLHRSFAIRSGPDGTAVLPEPLGSETFPDEDRWVPSFDHWWGFPVDPRTGLLSGAVRAVFDAVRDDPSVKKIVLEGSRPLDVSGQNVVRIATESPPGQMYGLRMGTILTTVGPRSDVNHPLSPRYHRFLQLGRPTGLSSPDVGLDGSGDTWGLRDASAVELDDSLTRAVVVSGARGAEAAARLARLDPDGVWELGSPRIDLLVTGEAALAPAHRAEIDRLRTVLAGRRLVVVEPWGGSVDLDVLAAWAVAHPEVAVGVRPRTGGGGSLPEPLLDLSDESLISEDARTLFPVHPETAWRCADVLVSGSVADLADWAVLGRPAISLVATDEALAAGLPLPKTARDDLGAALDTALGGRAVEEAYADWGRALHAASDGHAAERVVRAIKRTYLPIDEWEAEEAAVDAATGTGPAVSLS; encoded by the coding sequence ATGCTGGACCTCGCCGAGTTCGTCTCCCGCTGGCGCGCCTTCGTCTCGCGATGGGCCGCTGCGTCCGAGGACGAACGCTCCCGCCTCGTCCAGGACGCGATGGACCACGGGCTGCCGGATGGCGAGCCGGGCGAGGCACCCGACCGCGACGCGGTCCTGGCGGCGGAGGTGGCCGTCATCCGCGCGAGCGGGGAGTTCGACGAGTTCGGCTACATGTGGCACAACCCCGACCTGCGCTGGCACCTGTGCACCGGGCCCGAGCAGGCCATCCACTTCGCGGAGCGCGGATGGCACGAGATGCGGCACCCCTCCCCCGGCTTCGACCTGTGGCACTACACCAACGCGTACCTCGACCCGGAGGACGACGAGGTCAACCCGGTGGTCCACTACGCGCTCGAGGGCCGGCGCCACGGCCTCGACACCTTGCCGCAGGTGCGCGAGCTGCCGGCGCCGACAGCGCCGACCGGTGCGCCCCGGCGGGTCTGCCTCTTCGCGGCCTTCGACGTCGACGGCATCGTGGACCCGACCGTCGTGTCCTACCTCGCCGACCTCAGCCGGTTCGCCGACGTCTACTACCTCGCGGACTGCGAGCTCGAGGACGGCGAGCTCGACAAGCTCGCGCCCTACACGAAGGGCGCCTGGGCCGTGCGGCACGGCCGCTACGACTTCGGCTCGTACTCGATGCTCGCCACCGACCTCGTCGGGTGGGACGTCATCGACCAGTACGACGAGATGATGCTGGCCAACGACTCGTGCTGGCTCGTGCAGCCGCTCGACACCGTCTTCGCCAAGATGGACGCCACGGCGTGCGACTGGTGGGGCCTGCAGGCCACCTACGAGGACTTCGGCGTCAAGGAGCACGAGGCGCTCGGACGACCGCTGTCGCTCGACGACGTCGAGGAGCAGATGCGCCAGCAGGACCTGTGGCGCTACTCCGACTTCATCCACGTGGGGTCGTACTTCCTCGTCTACCGTCGACGCGTGCTGGACGACCCGGAGTTCCGCCGCCGGCTCGAGACGGTCGCCAAGCAGCGTGACAAGACCGCGATCATCTTGAAGTACGAGATCGGGTTCTCCCGGTTGCTCATCCTGGGGGGCTACCACCTCGCGACCTTCGTCGACGGGATCCTGCCCTACCACCCCGTCTACCGCGCCTCCGCCTTCGACGTGATGGCCGACGGGTTCCCACTGCTGAAGAGGCAGTTCCTCTACGAGAACCCCTTCTCCGCGCCCGACCTGCGCCTGTGGAAGCAGCGGGTGCTCGAGCACGTCCCGGACGCCGACGTCGACGCGATGGAGTCCAACCTGCGTCGCATCGCGCCGGCGTGGAGCCTGCATCGCAGCTTCGCGATCCGGTCCGGTCCCGACGGGACCGCGGTGCTGCCTGAGCCGCTCGGCTCGGAGACGTTCCCCGACGAGGACCGGTGGGTCCCGTCGTTCGACCACTGGTGGGGATTCCCGGTCGACCCGCGCACCGGCCTGCTCAGCGGTGCGGTCCGCGCCGTGTTCGACGCCGTGCGCGACGACCCCTCGGTGAAGAAGATCGTGCTCGAGGGCTCGCGCCCGCTCGACGTCTCCGGCCAGAACGTCGTGCGGATCGCCACCGAGAGCCCGCCGGGACAGATGTACGGCCTGCGGATGGGCACCATCCTCACCACCGTGGGACCACGCAGCGACGTCAACCACCCCCTCTCCCCGCGATACCACCGCTTCCTCCAGCTCGGCCGCCCCACCGGCCTGTCGTCGCCGGACGTCGGACTCGACGGCAGCGGCGACACCTGGGGCCTGCGCGACGCCAGCGCCGTGGAGCTCGACGACTCGCTCACCCGGGCCGTCGTGGTGTCCGGCGCGCGGGGTGCCGAGGCCGCTGCCCGGCTCGCGCGGCTCGACCCCGACGGCGTGTGGGAGCTCGGTTCGCCCCGGATCGACCTGCTCGTCACCGGCGAGGCCGCCCTGGCCCCGGCGCACCGGGCCGAGATCGACCGGCTGCGCACGGTCCTCGCAGGCCGCCGACTCGTCGTCGTGGAGCCGTGGGGCGGTTCCGTCGACCTCGACGTGCTCGCCGCGTGGGCCGTGGCGCACCCGGAGGTCGCCGTCGGCGTACGCCCTCGCACGGGCGGCGGCGGCTCGCTCCCCGAGCCGCTTCTCGACCTCTCCGACGAGTCCCTGATCTCCGAGGACGCCAGGACGCTGTTTCCGGTGCACCCGGAGACCGCCTGGCGCTGCGCGGACGTGCTGGTGTCCGGCTCCGTTGCCGACCTCGCTGACTGGGCTGTCCTCGGCCGCCCGGCCATCAGCCTCGTGGCGACGGACGAGGCGCTGGCCGCCGGGCTCCCGCTTCCGAAGACCGCGCGCGACGACCTCGGAGCAGCGCTCGACACCGCCCTCGGGGGACGTGCGGTCGAGGAGGCCTACGCGGACTGGGGCCGCGCCCTGCACGCGGCCAGCGACGGCCACGCTGCCGAGCGGGTCGTCCGCGCGATCAAGCGCACCTACCTGCCGATCGACGAGTGGGAGGCGGAGGAGGCGGCCGTGGACGCTGCTACGGGCACCGGGCCCGCCGTGTCCTTGTCCTGA
- a CDS encoding rhamnan synthesis F family protein, whose product MTGLEHSALEEQLAQRRALLDDFHARWAVFVRRWRRAAAEGPEAAWALVEEVLRDGLPEGRTDDEPAERFSLAAARAVVAASGYLDADEYVVRHRLRRGTDPYRHHVETGWRLLQNPSPRFDLWSYWVDHLDPTRDGADPLLHWLVLGRHLGWDALPPPAPERPPLPSAEGAPPRRICFFAAYDADGLVDDYVVTYLRELSRHADVYYLADGVLEPGQLDRLADVTAGAWSVPHGGYDFGSFSMLARDLVGWDVVDTYDELLLANDSCFLLRPLDEVFATMDARACDWWSLQATTMEHDENYFRDDSAMSLAEAKQRFLGSRHFSDVRYLHLSSYFLVFRRPVLADPGFRWRLDTVVPQEAKGLVVHKYEIGLSRHLMNAGYDFGTWLPELEPFHPLYSRHVFELIGRGFPLVKRNFLGENPRRAPGVGEWRERLRELAPAARIEEMAADVERVTDPARLYDAYDVTVDPATGRRTVRTSALAGHPFRRLDRETPSFGHWWAFAAGPSGRLDPGVRAVFEEVRHDPSLRKVVLTRTRPLHDDVTGSNVRVVPIATLDGQEAVVRCGVIVVADPLDAALPHAPLPARHRVVHVGSPWAVGRAAPVLGAVDAVAATSDHEAVTRRVADPHLGDDDVWLTGLPRHDLLRADVLPDDLALAEERLRARLAGRALVVLAAPGLADLASDDVARLGEWAVGAGVALGVREHRPDDPAGLTHALRQVAPIGLSDRSVVSEAVVLRVASAVVGDSAAGILDARAAGHAHVVHSPGEPATGLLEHLSSAAATGWPAPGSPAGDVVPLDGTAARRFVRRVRQRGLARP is encoded by the coding sequence GTGACGGGCCTCGAGCACTCGGCGCTCGAGGAGCAGCTGGCCCAGCGCCGCGCGCTCCTGGACGACTTCCACGCCCGGTGGGCTGTGTTCGTGCGTCGGTGGCGCCGCGCTGCGGCGGAGGGTCCTGAGGCCGCCTGGGCGCTGGTCGAGGAGGTCCTGCGAGACGGGCTGCCCGAGGGGCGGACCGACGACGAGCCCGCGGAGCGGTTCTCGCTCGCGGCCGCTCGCGCCGTCGTGGCGGCCAGCGGCTACCTCGACGCCGACGAGTACGTCGTGCGTCACCGGCTGCGGCGCGGCACCGACCCCTACCGCCACCACGTGGAGACCGGCTGGCGGCTGCTGCAGAACCCCAGTCCCCGCTTCGATCTCTGGTCCTACTGGGTCGACCACCTCGACCCGACCCGCGACGGGGCGGACCCGCTGCTCCACTGGCTGGTGCTGGGCCGACACCTGGGCTGGGATGCGCTGCCGCCGCCGGCCCCGGAGCGGCCGCCGCTGCCCTCGGCCGAGGGCGCGCCGCCGCGCCGGATCTGCTTCTTCGCCGCGTACGACGCCGACGGCCTCGTCGACGACTACGTCGTGACCTACCTGCGCGAGCTCTCCCGGCACGCCGACGTGTACTACCTCGCCGACGGCGTGCTCGAGCCGGGCCAGCTCGACCGCCTCGCCGACGTCACCGCAGGTGCGTGGAGCGTGCCGCACGGCGGCTACGACTTCGGCTCCTTCTCGATGCTCGCCCGCGACCTGGTGGGCTGGGACGTCGTCGACACCTACGACGAGCTGCTGCTCGCCAACGACTCGTGCTTCCTGCTGCGACCGCTCGACGAGGTCTTCGCGACGATGGACGCGAGAGCGTGCGACTGGTGGAGCCTCCAGGCCACGACGATGGAGCACGACGAGAACTACTTCCGCGACGACTCCGCGATGTCGCTCGCAGAGGCCAAGCAGCGCTTCCTGGGGTCGCGCCACTTCAGCGACGTGCGCTACCTCCACCTGAGCTCGTACTTCCTCGTCTTCCGCAGACCGGTGCTGGCCGACCCCGGATTCCGCTGGCGCCTCGACACCGTGGTGCCCCAGGAGGCCAAGGGGCTCGTGGTGCACAAGTACGAGATCGGGCTCAGCCGGCACCTGATGAACGCGGGCTACGACTTCGGCACGTGGTTGCCCGAGCTCGAGCCCTTCCACCCGCTCTACTCCCGCCACGTCTTCGAGCTGATCGGTCGGGGCTTCCCCCTGGTCAAGCGCAACTTCCTCGGCGAGAACCCGCGCCGTGCTCCCGGCGTGGGGGAGTGGCGCGAGAGGCTGCGTGAGCTGGCGCCCGCAGCGCGGATCGAGGAGATGGCCGCCGACGTCGAGCGGGTCACCGACCCGGCCAGGCTGTACGACGCGTACGACGTCACGGTGGACCCCGCGACGGGACGACGCACCGTGCGCACCTCCGCCCTCGCCGGACACCCGTTCCGGCGCCTGGACCGCGAGACGCCGTCCTTCGGCCACTGGTGGGCCTTCGCGGCAGGGCCGTCGGGTCGGCTCGACCCCGGCGTGCGTGCGGTGTTCGAGGAGGTCCGGCACGATCCGAGCCTGCGCAAGGTCGTGCTCACCCGGACCCGGCCCCTGCACGACGACGTCACGGGCAGCAACGTGAGGGTGGTCCCGATCGCCACCCTCGACGGCCAGGAGGCCGTGGTGCGATGCGGCGTGATCGTGGTCGCCGACCCGCTCGACGCCGCCCTCCCGCATGCGCCACTGCCGGCCCGGCACCGGGTCGTCCACGTGGGGTCGCCCTGGGCCGTCGGCCGTGCCGCACCGGTTCTCGGCGCGGTGGACGCCGTCGCCGCCACCTCCGACCACGAGGCCGTCACGCGTCGCGTGGCGGATCCGCACCTCGGCGACGACGACGTGTGGCTGACCGGCCTGCCGCGCCACGACCTCCTCCGCGCCGACGTGCTGCCCGACGACCTGGCGCTGGCCGAGGAGCGGCTGCGAGCCCGGTTGGCCGGCCGCGCCCTCGTCGTGCTCGCGGCTCCCGGGCTCGCGGACCTGGCGTCCGACGACGTGGCGCGGCTCGGCGAGTGGGCCGTCGGCGCCGGTGTGGCCCTGGGGGTGCGCGAGCACCGCCCGGACGACCCCGCCGGTCTGACGCACGCGCTCCGGCAGGTCGCGCCGATCGGCCTCAGCGACCGCAGCGTGGTGTCCGAGGCGGTCGTGCTGCGCGTGGCGTCCGCAGTCGTCGGCGACTCCGCGGCCGGGATCCTCGACGCCCGGGCCGCCGGTCACGCCCACGTGGTGCACTCGCCCGGCGAGCCCGCCACGGGGCTCCTGGAGCATCTGTCGAGCGCCGCAGCCACCGGCTGGCCGGCCCCCGGGAGCCCTGCGGGCGACGTGGTGCCGCTCGACGGGACGGCGGCCCGCCGGTTCGTGCGGCGGGTGCGCCAACGGGGGCTGGCGCGCCCCTGA